From a single Sorghum bicolor cultivar BTx623 chromosome 5, Sorghum_bicolor_NCBIv3, whole genome shotgun sequence genomic region:
- the LOC8068358 gene encoding CASP-like protein 1U1 codes for MTQGYRSIVGCFTPSFRDKFSTTASIWTQFIHSLVCALIWYSCCHSLPSLLKFSSMAEEVWKALSLLFRIAALGLSLAAAIVMATASQLVIGGGGGHESSSYSVSFGQYNALRYFVAAGAISAVCSAAALYLFAVRADFTVVVVSLPLVPVLDAAAQGFLFSAAGAAFATRDVVGGGTSAGRGSSVCDAAGAFCGRVTVAAAVCAFAAVSVATAALASRDAGGGSSEGRRFEW; via the exons ATGACCCAAGGATATAGATCAATTGTTGGTTGCTTCACGCCTTCATTCAGAGACAAGTTCTCCACTACTGCAAGCATCTGGACCCAGTTTATACACAGCTTGGTTTGTGCattgatctggtactcttgttGTCACTCATTGCCTTCTCTTCTCAAGTTCTCATCGATGGCCGAGGAGGTGTGGAAAGCCCTGAGCCTCCTCTTTCGCATCGCCGCGCTCGGTCTGTCGCTGGCGGCTGCCATCGTGATGGCCACCGCGAGCCAGCTGgtcatcggcggcggcggcggccatgaatCCTCGAGCTACTCCGTTTCCTTCGGCCAGTACAACGCTCTAAG GTACTTCGTGGCGGCCGGCGCGATCTCGGCCGTctgctcggcggcggcgctgtaccTGTTCGCGGTGCGCGCCGACTTCACGGTCGTCGTCGTGTCGCTGCCGCTGGTTCCCGTCCTCGACGCCGCCGCGCAGGGCTTCCTCTTCTCGGCGGCCGGCGCGGCCTTCGCGACCCGTGACGTGGTTGGTGGCGGCACCAGTGCGGGAAGAGGCAGCAGCGTGTGCGACGCCGCCGGCGCGTTCTGCGGTAGGGTGACCGTCGCGGCGGCCGTCTGCGCGTTCGCGGCCGTCTCCGTCGCCACCGCGGCACTGGCCAGCAGGGATGCGGGCGGCGGCAGCTCGGAAGGGCGGCGTTTTGAATGGTGA
- the LOC110435725 gene encoding uncharacterized protein LOC110435725, with translation MHFISAIPKLTGQNYVLWREELDAALALAEIDLALQEPKPTEPEEPERAQNETDEAFANRKRDFAPIRAKYDLEKYKWEKSNRKCKIVIKKTITEGLRGAIPECDTAKEYLEKVKNQFTGSTKAHASTLIQKLTNMRFTGGSVREHILSMSTMAAKLEKLKMPLADGFLIHLALNSLPKEYETFVVNYNTQPEEWDLEKVIAMCVQEEERLKNANGGSVNFVKGKNKKPFYNKKAPDASTSQNKGGSTSQPKAHPKQDNQHRQEDPDRCRWCNETGHWKHDCPKFMKHCLVKGIQWRENPSKRRKTD, from the exons ATGCACTTCATCAGTGCAATCCCAAAGCTGACGGGACAGAACTATGTTCTGTGGCGCGAGGAACTTGATGCTGCTCTAGCACTTGCTGAGATAGATTTGGCTCTTCAGGAGCCAAAGCCCACTGAGCCAGAGGAGCCCGAAAGGGCTCAGAATGAGACCGATGAAGCTTTTGCTAATCGGAAGCGAGACTTTGCTCCCATCAGAGCAAAGTATGATCTTGAGAAGTACAAGTGGGAAAAGTCAAACCGCAAGTGCAAGATTGTCATCAAGAAAACCATCACAGAGGGCCTAAGAGGTGCAATCCCAGAATGTGACACAGCAAAAGAATATCTTGAGAAAGTGAAGAATCAGTTCACTGGTTCCACCAAAGCTCATGCTTCCACCCTGATCCAGAAACTCACTAACATGAGGTTCACAGGGGGGAGTGTGAGAGAGCACATTCTGAGCATGAGCACCATGGCAGCCAAGTTAGAGAAGCTAAAGATGCCCCTCGCTGATGGTTTCCTCATTCACCTAGCTCTAAACTCACTTCCTAAAGAGTATGAGACATTTGTTGTTAACTACAACACACAGCCAGAGGAGTGGGATTTAGAGAAGGTGATTGCTATGTGTGTGCAAGAGGAAGAAAGGCTCAAGAATGCAAATGGTGGTTCTGTGAACTTTGTGAAaggaaagaacaagaagccattctacaacaagaaagcaccagATGCCTCCACCTCCCAGAACAAGGGAGGAAGCACTTCACAGCCTAAAGCACACCCAAAGCAAGACAACCAGCACAGGCAGGAGGACCCGGATCGCTGTAGATGGTGTAATGAAACAGGGCATTGGAAGCATGACTGCCCTAAGTTCATGAAACATTGCCTAGTGAAAG GGATTCAGTGGAGGGAGAACCCTTCAAAGAGGAGAAAGACAGATTAA